DNA from Krasilnikovia cinnamomea:
CACAGCAGACCCGATTCGTACGCGGTGTAGACAAGGTCACCCGCCGGTGTGGCGGCGACGACCCCGCCGACGACCGACGAGCTGAGGTCCGGCGTGGTCCAGATGGTCCTTCCCGTGGTGATGGATACGGCCGCGACGCGGAAGACGTCGTAGGCGCCGGACACGAACAACCTTCCGTGCGCCGCGGCGCCCGCGAAATAGCCCTGCAGGGTCCACAGCTCCCTGCCATCTCTGACGCGGTAGGCGGTCACTCCGAGGGTGTCGGATGCACCGGAGGTCACGACGACGCCCTTGTCCACGAGCAAGGAATGGGCGGGCCGGGGGAGGCTCTGGTGCCATTTCAATCTGCCGGTGGCGACATTGAAGGCGAAGACATCGCCGCCGACCGAGGAGACGGACTCACAGTCGGCGACGCCGACCAGCAGCAGACCACCGGATAGGGCCATGCTGGGTGTCGATGCCTGGTCCGGGCTGTCCCAGCGATGGTGCCAAATCCGACGACCGGTCTTGGCCTGATAAGCGCCCACCCCGGTCTCGTCGGCGACGAACACCCTGCCGGTGGCCACCAGCGGCGGCGTGGTTCCCGAGCAGGACCACCCGCCCATGCGTCGCTACTTGGCGCGACGGCCTCTCAGTGCGCGCTCTCCAGGGTCGACAGGTCGCCCTCGGGCAGGCCGAGCTCGCGGGCCTTCAGCAGGCGGCGCATCACCTTGCCGCTACGCGTGTGGGGCAGGTGGGCGTCGAAGACGATCTCTTTGGGGGCCACCGCGCCGAGGCGCTTGCGCGCGAAGCCGAGCAGGTCCAGGCGCACATCGTCCGACTCGGCGACGCCGGGGCGCAGCGTGACGAACGCCTTCACGATCTCGCCGGCCACCGGGTCCGGGCGGCCGATGACGCCGGCCTCCGCGACGGCCGGATGCTCCATCAACGTGCTCTCCACCTCGAACGGGCCGATCAGATGACCGGCGGACTTGATCACATCGTCGGCGCGGCCGACGAACCAGACGTAGCCGTCCTCGTCCCGGCTGGCCAGGTCCCCGGAGAGATACCAGCCGCCCGCGAAGCAGCCCGCGTACCGGTCGGGGTCGTGCAGGTAACCGCGGAACATCGACGGCCAGCCGGGACGCAACGCCAGTTCGCCCACGACGCCGGGGCGGTCGATCGTCTCGACCGTGTCCCCGGTGACACGGGCCCGGCCGTTGTCGCCGCGTTCCAGCAGCGCGACCTGCACGCCGGGCAGAGGCAGACCCATCGAGCCGGGCCGGATGTCCAGCCCCGCGAAGTTGCTGATCATGATGGCGCCGGTCTCGGTCTGCCACCAGGTGTCGTGAATGGGGTGACCGAGCGCCTCCCGGCCCCAGTACACGGCTTCCGGGTTGAGCGGCTCGCCGACGGAGGCGACGAACCGCAACGCGGACAGGTCGTACTGGCGGGCGAGGCTGGTGCCGTGCCGCATGAGCATCCGGATCGCCGTGGGCGCGGTGTACCAGACCGTCACGCGTTCCCGTTCGAGGGTCTGGAACCAGCGGCGGGCACTGAACTCGCCCGCGTCCACGACCAGGGTCAGGCCGTGCGTCAGCGGCGCGATGATCCCGTACGACGTACCGGTGACCCAGCCCGGGTCCGCCGTGCACCAGAAGACGTCGTCGGGGTGCAGGTCCAAGGCGTACAGCGCGGAGGTGTGGTGGGCGACCACCGCCTCGTGCACGTGCACCGCCCCCTTCGGGCGGCCGGTGGTGCCGCTGGTGAAATGCAGCAACGCGATGTCGCCCGGGTCGGTGGGCCGCACCGTGAACCGGTCGGACTCCGCGGCGAGGCCCGCCTGCAGGCTGGTCGTGCCCGCTGGTGGCGTTGCGTCACCGGTGACGAGCACGTGCCGCAGGCCGGGCAGCCGGTCGCGGACCGGAGCCACCCGGGCCTCGTACAGCTCGGGTGTGGTGACCAGAACCATCCCGTCACCGAGTTCGATGCGTTCGCGGATCGGCTCCGGTCCGAACGCCGGGAACAGGGGGGAGAGTGCCGCACCGTAGCGCAGGGTGCCCAGAGCGGCCACGTACAGCTCGGGCCCGCGTGGCAGGAGCAGGAAGACTCGCTCACCCACGTGTACGCCCAGCCTGTCGAGCAGGTTGGCGAAGCGGCTGGTGTCCCGCCCGAGGTCCGCGTACGTCAACTCGCGCACCACCCCGGATCGGTCGACGCAGCGCAGCGCGGTCTTGTCCCGGCGTTCGGTGTCGAGATGCCGGTCCACCGCCTCATAGCCGATGTTGAGCCCGCCGTCCGGGAGACCGCGCAGCCGTTCCCGTGCGTGTTCCCAGCTGAAGTCGTGTTGGACCCACGGGTAATGGCTGAGGTTCGCCGCCGCTCGCTCCGCGTCGGTTTTCCTGATCGGAATCCAGCTCTGCATGATCCACCGCCCTTCGTCGAAGCACCGCCTCAGCTTCGCTGCGGCGCGGAGGTGAGGAATTCGACGGTGCCGGCGAGGGTATCCAGCCTCGGGTAGTCGTCCTCGTCGATCCGGACGCCGGTGCGTTCGCTGAGCACCTCCACCAGTTGCAGGAAGTCCAGCGAGTCCAGGCCGAGCGTCTCGCGGAGGTCGTCGGCCGGTGCCAGCCCGCGCAGGTCCGCCTCGGGTGCGATCTCGTGCAATGCGCCGCGGACCAGTTCGTCCATGTCGTGGGTACTCACAGCTCCTCCGGTCGGTTCAGGAGCCGGGCGACCTCGCGCAGGTAACGCGCGCCGGTCGCGCCGTCGGTGGCGCGATGGTCGCCGGCCAGACTTGCGGTGACGAGTTGCCGGACGCCGAGCAGCCCGTCGACGGCCCACGGCCGCTCGGTGATCCGGCCGAATCCGACGAGCGCCACTTGCGGCGGGTAGATCACGCCGATGATCGATTCGACGCCCTGTTCGCCCAGGTTGGACACGGTCAGGGTGGGCGAGGCGAGTTCGCTGCCGCGCAGCCGCCCGGCACGGGTGCGTGCGACCAGGTCCTTGAGCCGGGCCATCAGCTCCGTCAACGGCAAACCGTCCGCGTTCTCGATGGCAGGAGCCACCAGACCGCCGCCGCGCAGCGACACCGCCACGCCGAGATGCACCGCCGTCGACGGCACGAAGCCGTCGTCCTGCCAGAACCCGTTGAGTTCCGGCACGGCGCGGGCCGCCACGGCGCTCGCCTTCAACAACAACGCGGCCGCAACGATGCGTTGTGGCACCGGCAGCTCGCGGTTTCGGTCCCGCAGCCAGCGCAGTGAATCGGTGAGGTCGATCGTCTCGGTCAGGTAGTAGTGCGGGATCTCCCGCTTGGACCGGGCCATCAGCGCGGCGATCGTCCGGCGCATCGCGGCCGACCGGTCCGTGTCAGTCCGGCGCGCGGTCCCCAGGATGTCAGCCCCGGTCACCGAGCCGCGCGGTCCAGTGGGGTGGACCGTGGTGAGGTCCACACCAGCCTCGGCGGCCAGGCGGCGGGCCCGTGGCGAGACCCGTCGGCGTGCTGGGGCCGCCGCGGCGTGCTGTATGTCGGCACGCGTCACCCGGCCACCGGTCCCAGTGCCGTGCACCGTCCGCACATTCACATGCCGTGTGGCGGCCTCTCGCCGGACCAGCGGGGAGGTCACCGGCGACGAGTCCGGTGACGGGGGCGGCTGGGTGGGGGAGTGGACCGGTGTTCGCGGCGGCGGAGCGGGCGCAGCCGCGGCGGATTCGTCCACCGTGATGGTGGCCAGTGGGGTACCTACCGGTACCCGGGCACCGGGCTCCACGAGCAGCTGTTCGACGGTGCCGGTGTCGAAGCATTCCACCTCGATCGCGGCCTTGGCCGTGTCGACGACCGCGACCACGTCCCCGCGGTGCACGGTGGCGCCGGGCGACACCAGCCATTCGACCAGGACCCCCTCGGTCATGTCCGCGCCGAGCGAGGGCATGCGGAACTCAGCCATGGCCGACCACCTCGTGCACGGCGGTGCGGACATCGGACGGCTGCGGCAGCGCGGCTTCTTCGAGATGCCGGGCGTAGGGGATCGGCACCTCGGCGGTGCACACCCGGCCCACCGGCGCGTCCAGTTCGTAGAAGGCCTGTTCCATGATTCGCGCGCTCACCTCGGCCGCGAAGCTGCCGGAGCGCCATCCCTCGTCGACCACGACCGCCCGGTGGGTGCGGGCGACCGACCCGATCACGGTGGCGTCGTCCAGCGGGCGCAGCGTCCGCAGGTCGATGACCTCGGCATCGACCCCGTCGTGGGCCAGGTCCTGCGCGGCGGTCAGGGCGGTGCCGACGGTGCCGCCGTACGCCACCACGGTCACGTCCCGGCCGGGCCGGCGTACCACTGCCCGGTCCAGGTCGGCGCGGCCGTCGCCGTCGGGCACCTCGCCGGAGACGTTGTACAGGCCGCCGTGCTCGAAGATCAGCACCGGGTCGGGGTCGTCGAGAGCCGCGGCCAGCATGCCGCGGGCGTCGGCGACCGTCGCCGGGGCGATCACCCGCAAGCCGGGAATGTGGGCGTACCAGCCCTCGAGGCTGTGCGAGTGCTGGGCGGCAAGCTGGCGGCCGCCGCCGGTGGTCATCCGGATCACCAGGGGCACCCCGAACTGGCCGCCGGACATGTGCCGCAGTGTGGCCGCGTTGTTGAGGATCTGATCCAGCGCCAGCAGGCTGAAGTTCACCGTCATGATCTCGACGATGGGACGCAACCCGCCCAGCGCCGCGCCGATCCCGGCGCCCACGAACGCCGACTCCGACAGCGGCGTGTCCCGGATGCGCTCGGGCCCGAATTCCTCCAGCAGTCCCAAACTCACGCCGAACGACCCACCGTAGCGGCCGACGTCCTCGCCCATCAGGAAGACCCGGTCGTCGGCGCGCATCGCCTGCCGGATCGCTTCCCGCATCGCCTCGCGGTACGTCATCGTGGTCATGACCCGCTCCGCTCCGCGAGCACGAACCGGGTCAGGTCGCCGACCGGCTCCTCGGCCGCCTCATCCGCGAACGCGACCGCCGCGTCGATCTCGGCGGCGACGGCAGCCTCCAGCTCCTGCAGCGTGTCGTCGGGCAGTTCGCCGTCGTCGCGCATCCGGCCGGTGAGCAGGGTGATCGGGTCCCGCTGCCGCCAGCGGGCGATCTCGGCCTTGTCGCGGTACCGGTCCGGGTCGTACATGGAGTGCGCCCGGAAGCGGTAGGTGAGCAGCTCCAGGAACCGGGGGCCGGTGCCGGAGCGCACCGCCGCGACCGCCGCCCGCGCCGCGTCCTCCACCGCCAGGACGTCCATGCCGTCCACCGTGTCGGCGGCCACGCCGTACGAGGCAGCTCGCTTCGCCAGGTCGGTCACGGCCTGGGCGCGTTCAATGGCCGTACCCATCGCATAAAGGTTGTTCTCACAGCAGAACAGCACCGGAAGGCGCCACAGCGCGGCGAGGTTCAGCGTCTCGTGGAACTCGCCCTCCGCGACCGCGCCGTCGCCGAAGAAGCACGCGGTGACGACCGGGCGTCCGAGCATGGCGTCGGCCAGGGCGAGCCCCACGGCGACCGGCAGGCCACCGCCGACGATCGCGTTGCCGCCGTAGAACCGGGTTGTCGCGTCGAACAGGTGCATGGAACCGCCGCGGCCACGGCTGCAGCCCGCCGCCTTGCCGAACATCTCCGCCATGACGGCGCCGGGCGGGATTCCCCGCGCCAGCGCATGCCCGTGCTCGCGGTATGTCGAGACGACCGCGTCGGCGGGGGTCAGCGCGCTCATCACGCCGGCGGCGACGGCCTCCTCACCGATGTACAGATGCAGGAATCCCCGGATCCGAGCGGCGCTGTACAGCTCCACGCAGCGCTCCTCGAAGCGCCGGATGCGTACCATCTCGCGCAGCAGGTCCAGCCGGTGAGCGCTGGCGCCCGCTGCTGGCGGCACCGTGGACTTCTTGCTCATCGTGACGCCTCCAAGATCGGCTCGTCGCCATCGGGCAGGAGGTTTGTGCGTCAGGGCATGCCTTCAGCGTGTCCCGGCGCGCTGCCGCGGACCAGGGTCGAAGGCCCGGTGCCGCAAGGCCCCCTGGCGGCGCGGCGGCTCCGAGCTGCGCGCCCACCCGATCGGGAACGACCGGTCCTTGAGGGATGCCCAGCGGTCTGCAGCGGGCGGTGCGGCTGCCCGGCGACGCCGACGAGGAACACTCTCGTACCGCGATGGGATCCTCGAAGTGACCGTCCCGTTGAAGGCGGCCGAACCCACCGGCCGGAAGGTTCCGATCAGTTAGGAGGAGCGGCCCGCCCGGGCGGGCCATCAGTGGATGAGGTGCCACGGCTCCGCCGGGACCCGCTGACGCCCGTTGAGGTCGCTGCGCCGATGCTCTCAGGCTGGAAGCGCCAGGTCGCGGCGGCGCAGGGCGACCAGGCCGGCCAGCGTCAGCGCGGCGAGCACCACGGTCAGGGTGAGGACCGGCGCGACGGTGACCGGCATGGCCGGTGCCTTCGGCAGATGGGTGAACGGCGAGAGATCCTGTACCCATTGCGGCAACCGTAGGGTGGCGCCGAAAAGCGGACCGATGATGATGGCCGCGATGAGGCCGACCCACGCCAGCACGCCCGCGAAGCGGGGCAACAGGCCGACGGCCACAATGACCAGGGCGCCGACCGTCAGGACCGCGGGCAACTGCACCAGGGCCGCCAGGATCAACGTACGCACCTGTCCGACCGGACCACCGAGCACCGCCCCGGCGGCCAGGCCCGCGCCGGTCGCGAACAACAGCAGCAACGTGGTCGCGCCGATCCCCGCCATGAGTGCGTGGCTCAGCGCCCAGCGGCTCCGGCCGGCGCTGGCGGCCAGTAGGGGTTCCAGGGGCCCGTCGGCCTCTTCGGCCCGCATGCGCAACAGGACCTGCACGACATAGATGGCCGCGGCCATGCCGGCCATCTGCAGGATCGACGTACGGTACGCGTCGAGGATCACGTCGCTGCCACCCATCCGGGTGTAGAAGTCGCGGGCTGCGCCCGTGGCGTTCGTGATCTGTCCGGCCAGTCCGCCCATGATGAGTCCGAAGCCGAGCATCCCTGCCGCCCAGCCGAGAAACGCGCCGGTCTGCAGGCGCCACGCCAGGCCCGCCGAGCCGCGCAGCAGACGACCGGCTCGGGCCGGCCCGGCCGGCTGCGCCAGGACTCCGTGCCCGAAGTCGCGTCGCCCGGCCAGCCAGACGGCCACCCCGACGCCGGCCGCGAACAGCACCACCGCCATCGCGAGCGGCCACCAGTGGTCACCCGCGAACGGCCTGGCCTGCTGGCCCCAACCGATCGGGGAGAGCCATGCCGGCCAGGCACTGCGCACGTACATGCCACTGGCATCCACCGTGCCCGCCATGTTGCCGATACCGCAGACCAGGAATGCGGCGCCGAGGACCGCGGCGGCCTGACCGCTGGCGCCGCGGGCCGTGGTCGACAGCTGGGTGGTCACTGCGGCCACGCCCGCGAAGGCGAGACCGACCGCCGCGACCGCGGCCCCGGCGGTGAACGACCCGGCAACAGGTTGCCCGGCCACGACGAATGCCAGGCCGAGCATGACGGCCAGGACGACGTCGGCGACAACCGTGACGGTCAGGGCGGCGGCGAGGCCGGCGTAACGGCCGACGACGGCCGCACCCACGAGTTCGGCCCGGCCGGTCTCCTCGCCCTGCCGCGTGTGGCGCACCACCGAAAACACGCTCATCAGCGCGGCCAGCACCGCGAGCAGCACGAAGTTGCGGACCATGGCGTACGCGCCGACGGTGGGCGCCGACGTCAGCCCGAGCATGCGGATCCCGGGGCTGACGGCGGCGAGCCGGGTCTCCTGCACCAGGTCCGCGGGGTCGGCGAAGTCAGCGGCCCACAGGGCGGTGGTCGCGGCGGTGAACGCCGCCAGCCCCAGCGCCCAGGCGGGGATCGTGATCCGGTCGCGGCGCAGCGCAAGCCGGGTCAGCGGCAGAGCACCGGCGATGGCGTTCATCGGGCACCCGCCATCTCCGTATCCTCGCGGGCCGAGCCGCCGTCCTGCTCATACGTCCGCCGGAACAGCTCCTCGAGGGTCGGCGGTGAGCTGAGCAGGGCGTGCACGTCGAGCTCGGACAACTCGCGCAGGACCGCCGCAACCTGGCCGTCGTCGACGCTGAAATGCACCCGGCCGCCCTCGGCGTGCACGTCGTGCACGCAAGGCAGCGCGGCCAGCGCATCGATCGGGCGCATCGTCTCGACCACCATGCTCGTCCGGGTCAGGTGACGCAACTGGGCGAACGTGCCCGACTCGGCCGCCCGACCCGATCGCACGATGGTCACCCGATCACACAGGGCCTCGACCTCGGACAGGATGTGACTGGACAGCAACACCGTCCGCCCCGCCGCGCGCGCCTCGCGTACGACGTCCTGGAACACCATCTCCATCAGCGGGTCCAGGCCCGAGGTCGGTTCGTCGAGCAGGTAGAGCTCCACATCGGAGGCGAAGGCGGCAACCAACGCGACCTTCTGGCGGTTGCCCTTGGAGTAGGCGCGGCATCGTTTCGTCGGATCCAACGCGAAACGCTCCAGCAGATCGGCGCGGCGTGCCGGGTCGAGCCCGCCGCGCAACGCGCCCAGTAGGTCGATCACTTCGCCGCCGGTCAGGTTCGGCCACAGGTTCACCTCACCGGGCACGTAGGCCAGGCGGCGATGGAGCCGGACCGCGTCCCGCCAGGGGTCGCCGCCCAGCAGCGTCACCTGACCGGAATCACGACGCAGCAACCCGAGCAGGATCCGAATGGTGGTGGTCTTGCCGGCGCCGTTGGGGCCGAGGAATCCGTGGATCTCACCGCCGGACACCGACAGATCGAGTCCATCCAGCGCCCGTGTCCGACCGAAGGTCTTCACGAGGCCGGAGGCCATGATCATGTCCGTCATCGTCGTCACCTCGCCGGGTCGTCAGGCCGGACTCGAGCCGCTCGAACGGGTGTATTCGTCTACGGCCAGCGTCACGCCGTCGCGGTGTTGCCGCCAGGGCCGGTCGCCCTATGGCCACCAAGCCGTCGGACCCCAAGAGCCGGGGCTGCTCACATGCGACGGGTGGGTCGTCGCAGACGACCCACCCGGTCCAATCGCCGTCCAGGCTGCCATGTCTCAGGCAGGGGCGCCGATCAGAAGTACCACCGCTGGTTGGTTCGGCCGTTGCAATTCCACACCTGAACCTTGCCGCCGTTCTTGAACGCGGTCTTGCGGTCCGCGTCCAGGCAGAGGCCGGAGTACCAGTTCACGATCGTTCCGTCGGAGTAGATCGTCCATTTCTGGTTGACTCGGCCGTTGCATGTCCACACCTGGACCTTGCCGCCGTTCCTGAAGGCGGTCTTGCGGGATGCTTCCAGGCAGCGGCCGTCGTAGCTGCTCTGAATGGTGTAGTCATCGTAGTAGTAGGTCCACAATTCGTTATCGTAGTCGTTGCAGCGCCACATCTGCACCTTCGTGCCATTGTGAACCGGGCCGTGACGCAGGTCCACGTTCAAACACTTGTCGCTGTACCAGTTGTAGATGTTCGAGTCGTAGGGCTGGAAGGCGCTTGTCGCGGTGACGGCCGCACGTTGTGCGGTGGTTGTGGCCGTCGCTTGTGCGGGTCCCGCAACTCCCGACAGTACGAGGGTCAGGACGCCACAGACGGCAGCCGACATCGTCAGAAGGCGTCGCGTGATAAGCATGGGAAAGTTCCTACCTTTCTCGCTAAACGGTCCTGTGCTGAACAGTTCCATCCTGATCGGCGGCGATCCACGAAGTCGCGCAATTCCTCAAGTAGACGATCAGGCACTGGGAACTAGAGACGAAGGACCGTTACGGAGGCGTAACCCCGCCAGTCGGGAAGGTGCGGTGGTATTGGAGTTCGAACCACGGATTCTCAATGGTCACTCGCGTTCGGCCATGTCCCATCTGGTGAAGGGGCAGACGATTTGGAGACCTACTGCAGAATCCATCCTGGGTAATCCAGTGGAGCCGGGCGATCGTTCGGCATCAGATCGTCTCGGGACGCCGCGGGCGGCGCGCGGGCACCCAGGTCACCTCGCTCCCGGTCAGGTCGGCAGAGCTCCGCCCGCCGCGACGATGACGACTCCGGCCAGGGCGGCGGACAGCAGCGTCAGGACCGGGCCGCGACGCAGGCCCAGGGCGAGTACGGCGGCACCGACAAGTACGGCGTACTGCCATGGCTGGCCGAGGGCGCGGGCCAGTGGAATCGCCGAGCCGAGAATGGCGCCGATCGCCGTAGCGCCGGCGCCGTCGAGGAACGCACGGACCTTCCGGTTGGCGCGCAGCCGGTCGAATCTGTCGGCGCCGAGCAGGATGAACGCGAACGACGGGCTGAACGCGACGGCCGAGGCGAGCAGCCCGCCACCGATCCCGGCTGCCGCGTAGCCGACGACGGCGACGGTCTGGACGACCGGGCCGGGGGTGATCTGGCCGAGAGCGACGGCATTGAGGAACTGCGCTCCGGTCATCCAATGGTGCCGGTCGACCGCGTCGGCCTGCATGATCGGGATGATGACGAAGCCGCCGCCGTAGGATAGGGCACCGACTTTGAAAGCGACCCAGGTGAGCGGCAGCAGCACGCCACCGCTCAGGCCGGCGGCGGCCAGCAGAGGCAGGGCCGGTGCCGGTTGGCGCCTGGGCCGGGGTAGCCGCTGGGCGAGGATCTCGGCCAGTCCGCAGGCGAGCAGCAGCAGGACCAGCCAGGGGCCTACGGTGGCGGCCGCCACCGTGCCGAGCACCAGATACGCGGTCCAGCGGATCCGGTTCGGCGTACGTTTCCAGGCGGGGGGAATCAGTCCCGTCCCGGCCTGGGTGGCCACCGCGGCGACGGCCGCGCCCGCGCCGGCACCCGCGGCTTTGACCCAGACCGGTGGGTCGCCCTCGAGGAACAGGGCGGCGAGGGCGAGAATCACGATCAGGCCGGGGACGATGAAAGCCGCACCGCCCACCAGTGCGCCGGCGCGGCCGCGGACTCGCCACGCGCAGAAGATCGCGAGTTGGGTGGAGGCCGGTCCGGGCAGCAGGTTGCAGGCGGCGATCGCGTGTTCGAATTCCTGCGCCGTCAGCCATCTCCGGTCTTGCACGCACAGCTTGCGCAGCAGTGCGATGTGTGCGGGAGGCCCACCGAAACCGATGCAGCCGATGCGGCCCCACTCCCGCAGCACGGTGCCCAGTCGGACACGGGAAGCCTCGGGAGGCATTCAGGCGCCCGCCGGCTGGAACAGTTCGATCGGATTGCCGGCCGGGTCGTCCAGAACGATCTGCCGCCCACCCGGGCCAGATATGACCTCGCTGCGGAAGCTGACACCGGCGGCGCGTAGCCGGGCGACCTCGGTGTCGATGTCGTCGACCAGCAGGTGGATGCGGTTCCAGCCACCTGGCTGGGGTTTGCGTCCGTCGGGCATCGCCCGACCCGCCGAGCTGGCCGGGCCGGACAGCAGCAGCCGCAGGTTGCCGCGTCGCACGTCGGCGAACGCCGGCAGGAACGTGGTGTTCGGCGTGAAGCCGAGGTGGGTGGTGTAGAAGTCGATGGCCGCTTGGACATCGTCGACCAGGTAGCGGACGTGCACGGTGTTGTCGGTTGGGCTGATCATGATGCCTGCGTCTCCTTTCCGGAGCGGGCGGCGATGGTGTGCAGAAGGAAGTCGATCCGCCCGCTGATCTCTTCTGCCACGCGCTCGAACGCGGGCAGCCCAGCCGGGTCACCGGCCGGATCGGAAATGCTCCAATGCACCGGGCGGGGGCAGCCGGCGAACTCCGGGCAGATCTCCTTGACCCGGTCGCACAACGTGATCACGAGGTCGAACTCGGAACCGGCGAATTCGTCGAGATGCTTGGGCCGCGCACCGCTCACGTCGATACCCCGGGATGCCATCACGGACACGGCGAGCGGATGTACAGCCTTCGGACGGCTGCCCGCACTGTACGCCTCGACCACGCCCA
Protein-coding regions in this window:
- the acsA gene encoding acetate--CoA ligase encodes the protein MQSWIPIRKTDAERAAANLSHYPWVQHDFSWEHARERLRGLPDGGLNIGYEAVDRHLDTERRDKTALRCVDRSGVVRELTYADLGRDTSRFANLLDRLGVHVGERVFLLLPRGPELYVAALGTLRYGAALSPLFPAFGPEPIRERIELGDGMVLVTTPELYEARVAPVRDRLPGLRHVLVTGDATPPAGTTSLQAGLAAESDRFTVRPTDPGDIALLHFTSGTTGRPKGAVHVHEAVVAHHTSALYALDLHPDDVFWCTADPGWVTGTSYGIIAPLTHGLTLVVDAGEFSARRWFQTLERERVTVWYTAPTAIRMLMRHGTSLARQYDLSALRFVASVGEPLNPEAVYWGREALGHPIHDTWWQTETGAIMISNFAGLDIRPGSMGLPLPGVQVALLERGDNGRARVTGDTVETIDRPGVVGELALRPGWPSMFRGYLHDPDRYAGCFAGGWYLSGDLASRDEDGYVWFVGRADDVIKSAGHLIGPFEVESTLMEHPAVAEAGVIGRPDPVAGEIVKAFVTLRPGVAESDDVRLDLLGFARKRLGAVAPKEIVFDAHLPHTRSGKVMRRLLKARELGLPEGDLSTLESAH
- the pdhA gene encoding pyruvate dehydrogenase (acetyl-transferring) E1 component subunit alpha, whose protein sequence is MSKKSTVPPAAGASAHRLDLLREMVRIRRFEERCVELYSAARIRGFLHLYIGEEAVAAGVMSALTPADAVVSTYREHGHALARGIPPGAVMAEMFGKAAGCSRGRGGSMHLFDATTRFYGGNAIVGGGLPVAVGLALADAMLGRPVVTACFFGDGAVAEGEFHETLNLAALWRLPVLFCCENNLYAMGTAIERAQAVTDLAKRAASYGVAADTVDGMDVLAVEDAARAAVAAVRSGTGPRFLELLTYRFRAHSMYDPDRYRDKAEIARWRQRDPITLLTGRMRDDGELPDDTLQELEAAVAAEIDAAVAFADEAAEEPVGDLTRFVLAERSGS
- a CDS encoding dihydrolipoamide acetyltransferase family protein, with amino-acid sequence MAEFRMPSLGADMTEGVLVEWLVSPGATVHRGDVVAVVDTAKAAIEVECFDTGTVEQLLVEPGARVPVGTPLATITVDESAAAAPAPPPRTPVHSPTQPPPSPDSSPVTSPLVRREAATRHVNVRTVHGTGTGGRVTRADIQHAAAAPARRRVSPRARRLAAEAGVDLTTVHPTGPRGSVTGADILGTARRTDTDRSAAMRRTIAALMARSKREIPHYYLTETIDLTDSLRWLRDRNRELPVPQRIVAAALLLKASAVAARAVPELNGFWQDDGFVPSTAVHLGVAVSLRGGGLVAPAIENADGLPLTELMARLKDLVARTRAGRLRGSELASPTLTVSNLGEQGVESIIGVIYPPQVALVGFGRITERPWAVDGLLGVRQLVTASLAGDHRATDGATGARYLREVARLLNRPEEL
- a CDS encoding alpha-ketoacid dehydrogenase subunit beta, which gives rise to MTTMTYREAMREAIRQAMRADDRVFLMGEDVGRYGGSFGVSLGLLEEFGPERIRDTPLSESAFVGAGIGAALGGLRPIVEIMTVNFSLLALDQILNNAATLRHMSGGQFGVPLVIRMTTGGGRQLAAQHSHSLEGWYAHIPGLRVIAPATVADARGMLAAALDDPDPVLIFEHGGLYNVSGEVPDGDGRADLDRAVVRRPGRDVTVVAYGGTVGTALTAAQDLAHDGVDAEVIDLRTLRPLDDATVIGSVARTHRAVVVDEGWRSGSFAAEVSARIMEQAFYELDAPVGRVCTAEVPIPYARHLEEAALPQPSDVRTAVHEVVGHG
- a CDS encoding PQQ-binding-like beta-propeller repeat protein is translated as MGGWSCSGTTPPLVATGRVFVADETGVGAYQAKTGRRIWHHRWDSPDQASTPSMALSGGLLLVGVADCESVSSVGGDVFAFNVATGRLKWHQSLPRPAHSLLVDKGVVVTSGASDTLGVTAYRVRDGRELWTLQGYFAGAAAHGRLFVSGAYDVFRVAAVSITTGRTIWTTPDLSSSVVGGVVAATPAGDLVYTAYESGLLCLRSSNGSIVWRDPNPNGQLATDGRRVYRASGNAIEALSARTGRRLWTTGLAGSTSQPVRAGGLLYTVVSGGKPLGILNAANGSIASTARHLPNLNDAHVVVSGGRLYMTIGNTLVAYAL
- a CDS encoding acyl carrier protein, encoding MSTHDMDELVRGALHEIAPEADLRGLAPADDLRETLGLDSLDFLQLVEVLSERTGVRIDEDDYPRLDTLAGTVEFLTSAPQRS
- a CDS encoding ABC transporter permease; protein product: MNAIAGALPLTRLALRRDRITIPAWALGLAAFTAATTALWAADFADPADLVQETRLAAVSPGIRMLGLTSAPTVGAYAMVRNFVLLAVLAALMSVFSVVRHTRQGEETGRAELVGAAVVGRYAGLAAALTVTVVADVVLAVMLGLAFVVAGQPVAGSFTAGAAVAAVGLAFAGVAAVTTQLSTTARGASGQAAAVLGAAFLVCGIGNMAGTVDASGMYVRSAWPAWLSPIGWGQQARPFAGDHWWPLAMAVVLFAAGVGVAVWLAGRRDFGHGVLAQPAGPARAGRLLRGSAGLAWRLQTGAFLGWAAGMLGFGLIMGGLAGQITNATGAARDFYTRMGGSDVILDAYRTSILQMAGMAAAIYVVQVLLRMRAEEADGPLEPLLAASAGRSRWALSHALMAGIGATTLLLLFATGAGLAAGAVLGGPVGQVRTLILAALVQLPAVLTVGALVIVAVGLLPRFAGVLAWVGLIAAIIIGPLFGATLRLPQWVQDLSPFTHLPKAPAMPVTVAPVLTLTVVLAALTLAGLVALRRRDLALPA
- a CDS encoding RICIN domain-containing protein, whose protein sequence is MLITRRLLTMSAAVCGVLTLVLSGVAGPAQATATTTAQRAAVTATSAFQPYDSNIYNWYSDKCLNVDLRHGPVHNGTKVQMWRCNDYDNELWTYYYDDYTIQSSYDGRCLEASRKTAFRNGGKVQVWTCNGRVNQKWTIYSDGTIVNWYSGLCLDADRKTAFKNGGKVQVWNCNGRTNQRWYF
- a CDS encoding ABC transporter ATP-binding protein, producing MTDMIMASGLVKTFGRTRALDGLDLSVSGGEIHGFLGPNGAGKTTTIRILLGLLRRDSGQVTLLGGDPWRDAVRLHRRLAYVPGEVNLWPNLTGGEVIDLLGALRGGLDPARRADLLERFALDPTKRCRAYSKGNRQKVALVAAFASDVELYLLDEPTSGLDPLMEMVFQDVVREARAAGRTVLLSSHILSEVEALCDRVTIVRSGRAAESGTFAQLRHLTRTSMVVETMRPIDALAALPCVHDVHAEGGRVHFSVDDGQVAAVLRELSELDVHALLSSPPTLEELFRRTYEQDGGSAREDTEMAGAR